The Erythrolamprus reginae isolate rEryReg1 chromosome 5, rEryReg1.hap1, whole genome shotgun sequence genome window below encodes:
- the TMEM254 gene encoding transmembrane protein 254 isoform X1 has product MASRSDSAARSQHPATYFRGTRPFIAALAVGGMIYCGFAVLAPSRIPYDGLGPLGKLTIYLQENHKTVFHWGSAVQISPCSRLTQPSILPRYAVSCFLHVGEAFLSLWLCNKKGIMDKTTQLKWFVQTLFCGFFSLYHLLAYKPPKKTH; this is encoded by the exons ATGGCGTCCCGGTCGGATTCCGCCGCTCGTTCCCAGCACCCGGCCACCTACTTCCGAGGGACCCGGCCGTTTATCGCGGCTCTGGCCGTGGGCGGCATGATCTACTGCGGC TTTGCTGTCTTGGCCCCTTCAAGAATCCCCTATGATGGTTTGGGTCCGTTAGGAAAACTCACAATATATTTGCAGGAGAATCACAAAACTGTTTTCCATTGGGG atcagcagttcaaatctcgccatgttcaaggttgactcagccttccatccttccgag ATATGCGGTGTCTTGCTTTCTTCATGTGGGTGAAGCGTTTTTGAGTCTCTGGTTATGCAA TAAGAAAGGCATCATGGACAAGACGACGCAGCTGAAGTGGTTCGTTCAAACGTTGTTTTGTGGCTTCTTTTCGCTGTACCATCTTCTGGCTTACAAACCACCCAAGAAAACCCATTGA
- the TMEM254 gene encoding transmembrane protein 254 isoform X2 — MASRSDSAARSQHPATYFRGTRPFIAALAVGGMIYCGFAVLAPSRIPYDGLGPLGKLTIYLQENHKTVFHWGYAVSCFLHVGEAFLSLWLCNKKGIMDKTTQLKWFVQTLFCGFFSLYHLLAYKPPKKTH, encoded by the exons ATGGCGTCCCGGTCGGATTCCGCCGCTCGTTCCCAGCACCCGGCCACCTACTTCCGAGGGACCCGGCCGTTTATCGCGGCTCTGGCCGTGGGCGGCATGATCTACTGCGGC TTTGCTGTCTTGGCCCCTTCAAGAATCCCCTATGATGGTTTGGGTCCGTTAGGAAAACTCACAATATATTTGCAGGAGAATCACAAAACTGTTTTCCATTGGGG ATATGCGGTGTCTTGCTTTCTTCATGTGGGTGAAGCGTTTTTGAGTCTCTGGTTATGCAA TAAGAAAGGCATCATGGACAAGACGACGCAGCTGAAGTGGTTCGTTCAAACGTTGTTTTGTGGCTTCTTTTCGCTGTACCATCTTCTGGCTTACAAACCACCCAAGAAAACCCATTGA